In Palaemon carinicauda isolate YSFRI2023 chromosome 14, ASM3689809v2, whole genome shotgun sequence, the following proteins share a genomic window:
- the LOC137653036 gene encoding uncharacterized protein yields MSSSSSSSSSYSSCPCYSSSLRFCSCSCFCSSSSYSSSSFPSRTAAATYAALPPAPAPATPSALSPGRPPLPPPPAAAALPPGRPPPPATPPSLPPAPAPAPPPALPLGRPLPPPAPPPALPPVPAPPPAPPLAAPAFTPTAPPFHATTATPAALSVPPPSNTTPPPPPTVSAPPLLLPPPPPPPHLLPDKQRHRTKTKQGQSRANRKEPH; encoded by the coding sequence CTCtagctcctcctcttcctcctcctactcttcctgcccttgctactcctcctccttacgcttctgctcctgctcctgcttctgctcttcctcctcctactcctcctcctcctttccttctcGCACTGCTGCCGCTACTTATGCTGCTcttcctcctgctcctgctccagCTACTCCTTCTGCTCTTTCACCTGGgcgtcctcctcttcctcctcctcctgctgctgctgctcttccaCCTGGGCGTCCTCCTCCTCCAGctactcctccttctcttcctcctgctccagctccagctcctcctcctgctcttccaCTTGGGCGTCCTCTTCCTCCTCCAgctcctcctcctgctcttcctcctgttccagctcctcctccagctcctcctcttgctgctcctgCTTTTACTCCCACTGCTCCTCCTTTTCACGCTACTACTGCTACTCCTGCAGCTCTTTCTGTTCCTCCTCCTTCTAACActactcctccccctcctcctactgtttctgctcctcctcttcttcttccccctcctcctcctccacctcaccTGTTACCTGACAAACAACGTCACAGAACCAAAACAAAACAAGGCCAGAGCAGAGCCAACAGAAAAGAGCCTCACTGA